The genomic DNA CACTACTGAGGCAGATTCGATTGTATGTTGTAGATGTGAGGTTATTTTCCATGGAGACTACTTGGGAGACTCCAAATTCATTAGATTGTGTTGGAGCTATCTCCCTTGAGACTTCAGCCATGAATTCCTGGGGGCCAGAAGTAGGTTTGTTGGGCCACACATTTCCATAGTTGTTTGATTCCATTTTGAAGTTTTGGGATGACTGCTGTAGCTCAGACTCAGAGGGTGAGGAAAGCACACAGTCCTGGGCAGGCTGAAGAGgcacaaatgatttttctgtttgaGTGAGGCTGCTTTCATTTTGCTCTGGAGAATGGTGAGCAAAGTATGATATACCAGTATTATTTGACAAGTCAGAAGCATCTAACAATGTCTGCAGATACCCTCCAGGGATAACAGGTATACTGGTGGCAACATTAGCAGATGATAGAGGCATTTCAGAAGAGCAGGTGGTTGGTAAGAAAGTAGAATTCTTGGCAACCTTTGCCTCATGAAATTCAGATAGATGAGAACTGTTTGAAGTCCCAGGAATAACTTCATTCTTTAAATTAGGTGTAGATGATTGATCTTCCAAAAGAGGGCTCATTTGAACAACTGACTTGCTTTCTTgaccagctttgattttcttggaTTTTAACCTGGCTTcacttttaaatttgattttgttgAGCACTTTCCTCTCTGGCCCCTTAAATCCTGCATCTTGGGCTTTTACTTTCACTGAGTCAGGGCCTGTAATGTCATTTAGATGTGATCCATTTGCACAGCTGGGGAGAGCCAGAGGTGCTGACTTTAGTGTACCTTTCATGGCTCCATCTTCTTTACGAGTACAAGCTTGCCTCTGATCACTGCAGAATGAAATTTGCTTACCACTTGCTGAAGTTTCCACAGATGGGATTCTTTGAATCCTGTGCCTGTTGCCAAGTTTAGATTTTCGTTTGCGAGCAGGTGGCAGGAATGACACCTCAAAGCTACCTGgttcaaagttttgtttttggcaTAAGGGTGTCTTGTTGGAGTCAATGTtgctatttctctgttttttcttcttttgccagaAGCCCTTCAAGGGGGCAAGCTTGGCATATTTGTTGAGCTGATTTTCACTCAAATTCACTGTTGTCTCACTGGAATCTACCCTACCCAATTTCACCAGCATGTTCTTCTCACCTTTAAAGCGATTGATgatgatatatttgataataaCAGGGGGCTCCTTACGggttacttttcttctctttttgggaCACCATTCATCATCATCTTCCTCTTTGGAACCACCTGGCAACCATTCCTTCCTCTCATTTACTCTTTCACCCTCTAGTGAATCAACGTCATATAGATAATCTTCACTGTACCTGACTTTTCTCTTGGCTCGTAGACCATAGTTCTGCTGGGAGGAGGAGTTGCCAGAATTAGTGTCCCGAGCCATATAGCGGCTACAGTCCTTGATCTCCCCCATGGCATCATAAGAGACCTCAATGAAGGAACTGTCATCACTGAAATTCCCTGATGCCTCCAAGGAATTAGCAAGatgaccctgctttggattcttaaATTGCCCTACTTCAGTCCCGCTGCATGGTTTATTTAAGGCAAATTTTTCTCCATtatccttttcatcttttttctctacACCCTTGTCTTCCTGTCcctcttctttgcctttcttcttgTCCAAGTTTTTATCCTCCTCCCCCCAGATGATGTTCACATCAGGAACCTTGAATTGGGAAAGATCGCTGTTCTGCTTCAAAACCCCACTCTTAGACTCCCGTTTGGGGCAAGTAGTAAAGACACTGGGAAAAAAGTTGAATTGGGCATCCTCCTGCATTAGAAGGGTGGTCTTGTCTCGAACATTGTCCTGGAAGGACTCATATCGAATTTTCAAGGAACAGACATCACTGCCCAGTGTTGACTCATCATCATCGAACATGTAGTTATCCACATCTTCTTCTGAGAATAAGTTGACGGACAGctcatttttggaacagaggtCAAGCAGTTCAATCTTACTCTCACTAATGAAAGTCTCAAAGTAACCCCAATCTTGATTGGAATTTGCCAGCAAAGCCTCTTCTGTATTACACTTGTCTAACAGTAATGCCTCATAATAACTTTTCTGAGCTGGATCCTCCAAGTCGATGTCAGATTTCTCAGCTTCTCGTTTTTCCCCTGCCCTTGATTTGTGCAGGGGGAAGCCTAGGAGCTGGTCTGAAAGCAGCTGCTCTccatatttcatgctttctccGGCATTAATACACTGAATCCCTATATCAGAGACTGCACAGGTTTCATAATCCTTATTTAGATCACCAACTTTCAGACTGATCCCTGGCTCAGGATCTACTGCATCCTTTGATTCCATGAAGCAGCCCAAACAAGTCCGACTTGGCTGCATGAGGCAGTCCCCATTCAGAGCTGACATGCCTGCAGGCTCCATTATGGCAAATGGAGCTTTCTCACATTCACTGGGCAGTGACCATGTATGCAGGCCTTTTGTAACACCAGATGTAAGGGAGATGGCATTCACAGAAGCACTATTAGCAGCATGCTCAGGTGCTTCAATTAGGCCCAAAGGAGATGGGGGGCTCTGCATACAGGGTTTCTtagaaggcagaggcaggagacCCCTGGGATACATTAGGGTCTCTTTTTGAACCACTGGTATAGGCTGGATTGGTGCAGCAGCTTCTAGAGCTGCAAATGACTTCATTGCCACATCTTGGTCCTCTGaatctggagaaaagggaaagaaatgacagaaataaagtTAAAGGTCTTAGAACACTACTCATTAGACCACTCTTTCCCTAGATCAGTTTCTGGTGCTTGATTTTATATAAACTAAGGTTCAGCTTCTCTAGCTTTAGAACTAGAAACTACAAAGTTAAAGAACAACGCTGATTTTATATTGAACATTCACGAAAgtgaaaaatagtatttctttagATTCAGCTTATTCTTTAGACACAGAGCTCTCTCCTCAGAAACTGGGAAATAATTGGACTGCTTGATCAATTGGAAAGTTAAGGCTTCCAGGGTGGGAAAATGCTCAGATGGGATATTTATGGTTTCAATCTATAAGGCTTAGTCCTATCAATCAGACCTCTGTTCTAGCAGCTCCTCTGA from Leopardus geoffroyi isolate Oge1 chromosome X, O.geoffroyi_Oge1_pat1.0, whole genome shotgun sequence includes the following:
- the NEXMIF gene encoding neurite extension and migration factor; translation: MDNQQDKAVVASANGENTLINGVKENDSEDQDVAMKSFAALEAAAPIQPIPVVQKETLMYPRGLLPLPSKKPCMQSPPSPLGLIEAPEHAANSASVNAISLTSGVTKGLHTWSLPSECEKAPFAIMEPAGMSALNGDCLMQPSRTCLGCFMESKDAVDPEPGISLKVGDLNKDYETCAVSDIGIQCINAGESMKYGEQLLSDQLLGFPLHKSRAGEKREAEKSDIDLEDPAQKSYYEALLLDKCNTEEALLANSNQDWGYFETFISESKIELLDLCSKNELSVNLFSEEDVDNYMFDDDESTLGSDVCSLKIRYESFQDNVRDKTTLLMQEDAQFNFFPSVFTTCPKRESKSGVLKQNSDLSQFKVPDVNIIWGEEDKNLDKKKGKEEGQEDKGVEKKDEKDNGEKFALNKPCSGTEVGQFKNPKQGHLANSLEASGNFSDDSSFIEVSYDAMGEIKDCSRYMARDTNSGNSSSQQNYGLRAKRKVRYSEDYLYDVDSLEGERVNERKEWLPGGSKEEDDDEWCPKKRRKVTRKEPPVIIKYIIINRFKGEKNMLVKLGRVDSSETTVNLSENQLNKYAKLAPLKGFWQKKKKQRNSNIDSNKTPLCQKQNFEPGSFEVSFLPPARKRKSKLGNRHRIQRIPSVETSASGKQISFCSDQRQACTRKEDGAMKGTLKSAPLALPSCANGSHLNDITGPDSVKVKAQDAGFKGPERKVLNKIKFKSEARLKSKKIKAGQESKSVVQMSPLLEDQSSTPNLKNEVIPGTSNSSHLSEFHEAKVAKNSTFLPTTCSSEMPLSSANVATSIPVIPGGYLQTLLDASDLSNNTGISYFAHHSPEQNESSLTQTEKSFVPLQPAQDCVLSSPSESELQQSSQNFKMESNNYGNVWPNKPTSGPQEFMAEVSREIAPTQSNEFGVSQVVSMENNLTSTTYNRICLSSGGSNCNKVLYASVQDTQLPSDDSYQLCHFNNGEICFPFQQGPANMDDDRLFSFDSMAQLSVNSSNYCSLSLKSCEKDGDDDITDDFLAHCSPKLVIQQSIDEITPLKESTDLLDISNFTPDKFRHSSLSEVSPPDTPSLSPQITRCESIKTLGTLKGFQEGVPGPLGNMEKIKWDCSTLSRQVQVDDGFTLNNHQFQFHMFNDEDSVSLLQKTPCLSAFNDPSGQMSTNNKVSKSRKKSSPSKSGALNQSSSQKNTRKKSLKANNKGIEKPPGKTSRQAPKSAKKGKYMAAINGEKMQVGIGRGGGQINNISSTGKTLTECIQHGGPVASMKMPSQKGLSGDWALGKESNPGWSDMNMSTNTNSLLDDDQREFQEPSYILSNIASGMADVQRFMMASIEPLWEPMEHHGDPNIFYSPESNSLKLKTLKILAGTPQESKKKVNSGSPGGTKNHRSIKGVSKSNGKATIGDPGRANMHGYEDSRSAFFDKKCNNLSTLGNNGPTHKKLYRHKSSSKALRDEKCKGKCVEREQVHKDEAGTASFEKLRDSDYNLLKAETAFWVLPVFEEETHIFQKDI